A genome region from Streptomyces xanthophaeus includes the following:
- a CDS encoding DUF192 domain-containing protein — MANWQDGHGTLHAGTHRIPLEVAASYRARTRGLLGRDGIDGAMLLTPAASVHTFRMRFAIDVAYLDRDLGVLAVVTMAPGRLGLPRLRSRHVLESAAGAMAGWGLRAGTRIKVDVPGRLTRR, encoded by the coding sequence ATGGCGAACTGGCAGGACGGCCACGGCACACTTCACGCCGGCACGCACCGCATCCCCCTGGAGGTCGCCGCGTCCTACCGGGCCCGCACCCGGGGCCTGCTCGGGCGGGACGGGATCGACGGCGCGATGCTGCTGACCCCCGCGGCGAGCGTGCACACCTTCCGGATGCGGTTCGCGATCGACGTGGCGTACCTCGACCGCGACCTCGGCGTGCTCGCCGTGGTCACCATGGCGCCGGGCCGGCTCGGGCTGCCGCGACTGCGCTCCCGGCACGTCCTGGAGTCGGCGGCCGGTGCCATGGCGGGCTGGGGCCTGCGGGCCGGAACCCGCATCAAGGTGGACGTACCCGGGCGTCTCACTCGCCGCTAG
- a CDS encoding prepilin peptidase has protein sequence MGAVLIVLAAGYGATAGWLLPRAAYRLSVEPGESWRDRCPQGHRVRGWLGPARCRVPVEAVVQGQGQAQGQGQGQGQGPGGPPPGPAAPHAYGRRAVPLAALVGALCAVLGAAVGARPEAPAYVGLAPVVVLLSLVDRAVHRLPDVLTLPLAAAVAAGLGTATLLPRAGGDWRLALLGGGALGAAYLLLHLINPAGMGFGDVKLALPLGVALGWYGWGVWSAGAFLGLLYGALYGLILLLCSPDERNQSYAFGPFMAAGALTGVLLGGFGA, from the coding sequence ATGGGTGCCGTCCTGATCGTTCTCGCCGCCGGCTACGGCGCCACCGCGGGATGGCTGCTGCCGCGTGCCGCCTACCGCCTCTCCGTCGAGCCGGGGGAATCTTGGCGCGACCGCTGCCCGCAGGGGCACCGGGTGCGCGGCTGGCTCGGACCGGCCCGCTGCCGCGTTCCCGTGGAGGCTGTCGTGCAGGGCCAGGGCCAGGCCCAGGGCCAGGGCCAAGGCCAAGGCCAGGGCCCGGGCGGCCCGCCCCCCGGGCCCGCGGCGCCGCACGCCTACGGGAGGCGCGCCGTCCCCCTCGCCGCCCTCGTCGGGGCGCTCTGCGCCGTGCTCGGAGCTGCCGTCGGGGCGCGGCCCGAGGCGCCGGCCTACGTGGGCCTCGCCCCGGTGGTCGTCCTGCTCTCGCTCGTGGACCGCGCCGTGCACCGGCTGCCGGACGTGCTGACCCTGCCGCTCGCCGCCGCGGTCGCCGCCGGGCTCGGTACGGCCACCCTCCTGCCCCGCGCCGGAGGCGACTGGCGGCTCGCGCTGCTGGGCGGCGGCGCGCTCGGAGCGGCGTACCTGCTGCTCCATCTGATCAACCCCGCCGGCATGGGCTTCGGCGACGTCAAGCTGGCGCTCCCATTGGGGGTCGCTCTTGGGTGGTACGGGTGGGGGGTATGGTCCGCCGGGGCCTTCCTCGGCCTGCTCTACGGGGCCCTGTACGGGCTGATCCTGCTGCTGTGCAGCCCCGACGAGCGGAATCAGAGCTACGCGTTCGGCCCCTTCATGGCGGCCGGAGCACTCACCGGAGTGCTGCTGGGTGGTTTCGGAGCGTAA